A part of Paenibacillus sp. IHBB 10380 genomic DNA contains:
- a CDS encoding NHLP leader peptide family RiPP precursor: MTTQALLQTQIINKAWEDPSFKELLLADPKAAIKEVLGVIIPEHIKLKAVEESSDELYLVIPSNPSEINLNHSQRRAKW; encoded by the coding sequence TTGACAACACAGGCTCTCCTTCAAACACAAATTATTAATAAGGCATGGGAGGACCCAAGTTTTAAGGAGCTTCTTTTGGCAGATCCTAAAGCCGCAATTAAAGAAGTACTTGGAGTAATTATCCCTGAACACATTAAACTTAAAGCTGTCGAGGAATCTTCTGACGAACTTTACTTGGTTATTCCTTCAAATCCATCTGAAATAAATCTTAATCATAGTCAACGAAGAGCCAAGTGGTAA
- a CDS encoding class 1 isoprenoid biosynthesis enzyme, protein MEWLKEFDNEISQVFVEAQEIISQFPPSLDHKGLSYLNKFNIHSEDSTKNYICYLLPFWMKETSTLSNEDYRKLSLGNVFAMLYFFIQDDLMDEPSNSDRSQLILSNLFYLHFLDIYRSYFASDSPFWTYFNQYIREWSDGLTNENHKDYFQSDPSMIAKKSAPLKLSSTGILLLSGQNDLIPTVSDLVERVLITLQMSDDWVDWQEDLADGNYNSLLSMIKKEHYPHQILTVDSVKTSIYVRSIMKNYVDIATANHQYLLSRDIQLTHLLSFHEMLVNDLSQDAQEIEESRILQQQGGLHYWLLENTRK, encoded by the coding sequence ATGGAATGGTTAAAAGAATTTGATAATGAAATATCCCAAGTTTTTGTAGAAGCTCAAGAAATCATTTCACAATTTCCGCCTTCCCTTGATCATAAGGGACTGTCCTACTTAAACAAGTTTAATATCCATTCTGAGGATAGCACCAAAAATTATATTTGCTATCTTTTACCTTTTTGGATGAAGGAGACTTCAACTCTCTCCAATGAAGATTACCGAAAGCTTTCCTTAGGCAACGTATTCGCAATGCTATACTTTTTCATTCAGGACGATCTCATGGATGAACCTTCGAATAGCGACAGATCACAACTAATCCTAAGCAATTTATTCTACTTGCACTTCCTTGACATCTATAGATCCTACTTCGCTTCAGATTCACCATTCTGGACTTACTTTAACCAATACATAAGAGAGTGGTCAGACGGTCTTACTAATGAGAACCATAAAGATTACTTCCAGTCAGATCCAAGTATGATTGCCAAAAAGTCAGCTCCTCTCAAACTATCTAGCACGGGTATTCTTCTATTGTCTGGTCAAAATGATCTTATTCCTACCGTATCCGATCTCGTTGAACGTGTCCTAATTACATTGCAAATGTCCGATGACTGGGTCGATTGGCAAGAAGATCTTGCAGATGGTAACTATAACAGCTTATTGTCCATGATTAAGAAAGAGCACTACCCACACCAAATACTAACTGTAGATTCAGTCAAAACTTCAATCTATGTTCGAAGTATTATGAAAAACTATGTAGACATTGCCACTGCTAATCATCAGTATCTTCTAAGCCGGGATATCCAGCTTACGCATCTGCTCTCTTTTCATGAAATGCTAGTGAATGATCTATCACAAGATGCTCAAGAAATTGAAGAATCGAGAATATTGCAACAGCAAGGCGGTCTACATTACTGGTTGCTAGAAAACACTAGAAAGTAA
- a CDS encoding sensor histidine kinase, producing the protein MKFVSKWFLYIIVILSILSSLVITSKDTNAEAATKSITQWQFMWANSSNTGSEITANPSSTEWTWLEVDQALPMGREESDAAWIKFRLPKSDLSYPALLIKPIHAQRLSVYMNTTLIYEVSRDYGYDFNKILLPIHHQDAGKDIYIHVQTETNRIGLLDEPRIGDYQTMLNVFVREDLIDVILGSSVIFIALVMLICTFFLKKVQMPNWLSLSIVLISIGTLILTYSPFLYTYYGEYGKLYISLFDISLYVCSPGLTYIFETMIGRGYHSIIRKYRKFQVIYSLLGVTFMFVNLILDNALFREYYVFSVTILGILIIIQGILLVTSAVYYSAKGNKDAIIISIGFAVFSLCGLFEMIWFYIQDGDYDLFLWKWGVMGFVISLIVLLGRKFALNHQRVVEYSKELALFNNELQRSEKMDIISELAASVAHEVRNPLQVTRGFLQLLEEKSNGKEKGYLKLALEELERASNIITDFLTFAKPEIEHVSILDVAHEFKHIEGILIPLANLQGGSIHTSIPSKLIIKGNSSKFKQAFINMIKNSIEALGDRGFIHIWAYQEKDQIVIHIQDNGVGMGEAEIIRLGEPYYSNKTKGTGLGLMVTYRIVEAMKGKIKFKSEKGSGTEAIITFPVAAEEDIASEE; encoded by the coding sequence ATGAAGTTCGTTTCAAAATGGTTTTTATACATAATCGTTATACTGTCGATATTATCGTCGTTAGTAATAACGTCTAAAGATACTAATGCAGAGGCAGCAACTAAGAGTATTACCCAGTGGCAATTCATGTGGGCGAATTCAAGCAATACGGGGTCTGAGATCACAGCCAACCCTTCTTCGACTGAATGGACTTGGTTGGAGGTTGATCAGGCTCTACCAATGGGTAGAGAGGAAAGTGATGCAGCATGGATTAAATTTCGATTACCGAAGTCAGATTTATCATATCCAGCTCTTTTAATTAAACCAATTCATGCTCAGAGACTATCTGTATATATGAATACAACTCTAATCTATGAAGTTAGTCGAGATTATGGATATGATTTTAATAAGATTTTGTTGCCGATTCATCATCAAGATGCTGGTAAAGACATTTATATACACGTACAAACGGAGACAAATAGAATAGGTCTGTTAGATGAACCGAGAATAGGTGATTACCAAACCATGCTAAATGTATTTGTGAGAGAAGATTTAATTGATGTTATTTTGGGTAGCTCAGTTATTTTTATAGCATTAGTTATGCTGATTTGTACTTTTTTTCTGAAAAAAGTACAAATGCCTAATTGGTTATCTCTTAGTATTGTTTTGATATCGATAGGGACGTTGATCTTGACGTATTCTCCATTCCTATACACTTACTATGGAGAATATGGAAAGTTGTATATCTCCTTGTTCGATATATCTTTATACGTTTGTTCCCCAGGACTTACATATATATTTGAGACGATGATTGGGAGAGGCTATCACTCTATCATTCGGAAATATAGGAAATTTCAAGTCATATATTCATTGTTAGGCGTAACGTTTATGTTTGTTAATTTAATACTTGATAATGCTTTATTTCGTGAGTATTATGTGTTTTCTGTTACGATCTTAGGAATTCTTATCATTATACAAGGGATTTTACTTGTGACGAGTGCAGTATATTATTCAGCAAAAGGAAATAAGGATGCGATCATTATCTCCATCGGTTTTGCTGTGTTCTCCTTGTGTGGACTATTTGAAATGATATGGTTCTATATTCAAGACGGTGATTATGATTTATTTCTATGGAAATGGGGCGTAATGGGATTTGTTATTTCTTTAATCGTTCTGCTCGGCCGGAAGTTCGCTCTGAATCATCAGCGGGTTGTGGAGTACTCTAAGGAATTGGCATTGTTCAACAATGAGCTGCAACGATCGGAGAAGATGGACATCATTAGTGAGCTTGCAGCATCTGTTGCTCATGAGGTGAGAAATCCATTGCAGGTGACAAGAGGGTTCTTACAGCTACTGGAGGAGAAATCCAATGGGAAGGAAAAAGGTTATCTTAAGCTAGCGCTTGAAGAATTAGAAAGAGCTTCGAATATTATTACGGACTTCCTAACCTTTGCTAAACCAGAAATTGAGCATGTTTCCATACTAGACGTTGCACATGAGTTCAAGCATATCGAAGGGATCCTTATACCTTTAGCTAATTTACAGGGAGGAAGTATTCATACCAGCATCCCTTCGAAATTAATAATCAAAGGTAACTCATCCAAGTTCAAGCAAGCTTTTATTAATATGATTAAGAATAGTATTGAAGCTCTTGGAGATCGTGGTTTCATCCATATTTGGGCTTATCAAGAAAAGGATCAGATTGTCATCCATATTCAGGATAACGGTGTAGGGATGGGAGAAGCAGAGATAATAAGACTAGGGGAGCCCTATTATTCTAATAAAACGAAAGGAACAGGGCTCGGTCTTATGGTCACCTATCGTATTGTAGAAGCCATGAAGGGTAAAATTAAGTTTAAGAGCGAAAAAGGAAGTGGTACGGAAGCGATCATTACATTTCCTGTGGCTGCGGAAGAAGATATAGCAAGTGAGGAATAA
- a CDS encoding MurR/RpiR family transcriptional regulator — MAPILQALIKEREKLSLLEQRLVDYILEFPSNVVRTSIKELAELCGVSPATVTRFCKNFHFKGYPDFKLKLASEIAHLDGEANSLYTSYQDIVAGNSLSIIIEAMQSNHLTSIRDTTSLLDLGRLEQVVDWLCQAPRIDLYGMATSSIVAQDFYQKLIRIGKNCTAFADAHMQITSASTLKPTDVALAISYSGETPETIDALNCAKSSGAFTISITSYGKSTLASVADIALFSSSLEKGMRRGDMASRIAQLHIIDILFMGMTSKGFDFFVPNLERSYLNVQKYRKN, encoded by the coding sequence GTGGCTCCCATACTGCAAGCATTAATTAAGGAAAGAGAGAAGCTTTCGCTTCTAGAACAACGGCTAGTAGATTATATTTTAGAATTTCCAAGCAATGTAGTTCGTACGAGCATTAAAGAATTAGCAGAGCTATGTGGGGTGAGTCCCGCTACAGTAACAAGATTCTGCAAGAATTTTCATTTTAAAGGTTATCCTGATTTTAAATTGAAACTTGCAAGTGAGATCGCACATCTTGATGGAGAGGCCAATTCTCTTTACACCTCTTATCAGGATATTGTGGCAGGTAATTCACTATCTATCATTATTGAAGCGATGCAGTCCAACCATTTAACTTCGATCCGCGATACGACGTCATTATTGGATTTGGGACGTTTAGAACAAGTTGTGGATTGGTTATGTCAGGCACCAAGGATTGATTTATATGGGATGGCAACCTCCTCCATTGTAGCGCAGGATTTCTATCAAAAGTTAATTCGGATAGGCAAGAATTGTACAGCATTTGCAGATGCACATATGCAGATTACATCTGCATCCACGTTGAAGCCGACTGATGTAGCACTCGCTATTTCTTATTCCGGCGAAACACCGGAAACGATCGATGCTTTGAACTGTGCTAAATCAAGTGGAGCTTTCACAATCTCGATAACATCGTACGGAAAGAGCACGTTGGCCTCTGTCGCGGACATTGCCTTATTCTCTTCTTCTTTAGAAAAGGGTATGCGCAGGGGAGATATGGCTTCACGTATTGCCCAGTTACATATTATTGATATTCTGTTTATGGGAATGACCAGTAAAGGCTTTGATTTTTTTGTTCCTAATCTAGAGCGATCTTATCTTAATGTTCAAAAATATCGTAAAAACTAA
- the nagB gene encoding glucosamine-6-phosphate deaminase, with translation MNIYTFQHEEDFVETGANLIASLLLTNPKAVLGLATGSSPIGIYKRLIDMYRKGFISFSRASSYNLDEYVGLPAGHSESYRTFMDTQLFDHIDLPLAHSHIPNSNAQDLQEECRRYDRMLEDHGPVDLQLLGLGHNGHIGFNEPDTSLVGGTHVVELQEKTRTANARFFPSLDDVPRQAITMGVGSILKAKQIVLLVRGEEKAEIAKRALQGPITTDCPASLLQCHPNVVVLLDQEAGRLLT, from the coding sequence ATGAATATCTACACGTTTCAACATGAAGAAGATTTCGTCGAGACAGGTGCCAATCTGATTGCAAGCTTGCTTCTTACTAATCCTAAGGCTGTATTGGGACTTGCTACAGGAAGTTCACCTATAGGTATTTACAAGCGATTAATTGATATGTACCGCAAAGGGTTTATTAGTTTCTCTAGAGCTTCTTCTTATAATTTGGATGAGTATGTTGGGCTTCCAGCTGGGCATTCCGAAAGCTACAGAACTTTTATGGATACTCAGTTGTTTGATCACATTGATTTACCTCTAGCTCATAGCCATATTCCTAACAGTAACGCTCAAGATTTACAAGAAGAATGTAGAAGATACGACCGTATGCTAGAAGACCACGGCCCTGTTGATTTACAATTGCTGGGCCTCGGTCACAACGGACATATTGGATTTAACGAACCTGATACTAGCTTAGTAGGGGGAACGCATGTCGTGGAACTGCAGGAAAAGACACGTACGGCGAATGCAAGATTTTTCCCTAGCTTAGACGATGTACCGAGACAAGCCATTACGATGGGTGTAGGAAGTATTTTGAAAGCCAAACAGATTGTATTATTAGTACGTGGAGAAGAGAAGGCGGAGATCGCCAAGCGTGCGCTCCAAGGTCCAATCACGACAGATTGTCCAGCTTCTCTGCTTCAATGTCATCCTAATGTCGTTGTGCTGCTAGACCAAGAAGCAGGGAGACTATTAACATGA
- the nagA gene encoding N-acetylglucosamine-6-phosphate deacetylase: MSNDAVPQLIYGKLLTPHGFIDHGVLALEGENIVYAGEAQWLPSRYMDGAVKVEAVDQYIIPGFIDVHVHGGYGQDFMDAGQEELDTITKFHCSQGTTTMLATTMTAPKQAIDKVLEEVNTYQKRGMPYAQLSGVHLEGPFVNPKWCGAQNPEHMIPANLSWLNEWESKYPGLIKQVTLAPEGEGALEAILWLRKHNITAALGHTDATYDEVKAAVEMGLNQCVHCFNAMTPLHHRNPGAVGAILSDERIRAEIIADGVHVHPAVVTILARLKQNNNLILITDAMSATGLCDGEYMLGDLPVIVHEGIATLRDNEGALAGSTLTMIKGYRYLIHNVGLTLEEASQVASLNPAISLGIAQRTGTLEVGKQGDVLLLDKDLELQGVWVKGKKIS; the protein is encoded by the coding sequence ATGAGTAATGATGCCGTACCACAACTGATTTATGGCAAGTTGTTAACACCTCATGGTTTCATTGATCATGGCGTTCTGGCTCTAGAAGGAGAGAATATTGTATACGCAGGTGAAGCACAATGGCTTCCATCTCGCTATATGGATGGGGCAGTGAAGGTTGAAGCGGTAGACCAATATATTATTCCTGGTTTCATTGATGTTCACGTCCACGGTGGATATGGACAGGACTTTATGGATGCTGGGCAAGAAGAACTAGATACGATTACTAAGTTCCATTGTTCTCAGGGTACAACGACGATGTTAGCGACGACAATGACGGCTCCTAAGCAAGCTATTGATAAGGTATTAGAAGAGGTAAATACGTATCAGAAACGTGGAATGCCTTATGCTCAACTCAGTGGTGTACATCTAGAAGGTCCTTTCGTTAACCCTAAATGGTGTGGTGCTCAGAATCCCGAACATATGATTCCTGCCAATCTTTCTTGGCTTAATGAATGGGAATCAAAGTATCCTGGACTGATTAAACAAGTAACGTTAGCTCCAGAAGGCGAGGGAGCGCTTGAGGCAATACTTTGGCTAAGAAAACACAATATTACAGCTGCACTAGGGCATACGGACGCTACCTATGATGAGGTTAAGGCAGCTGTAGAGATGGGGCTAAATCAGTGCGTGCATTGCTTTAATGCAATGACGCCATTGCATCACCGTAATCCAGGGGCGGTAGGGGCGATACTAAGTGATGAACGCATTAGAGCAGAAATTATTGCAGATGGTGTTCATGTTCATCCTGCGGTCGTAACGATTCTTGCTCGCCTTAAGCAGAATAATAATCTAATACTGATTACCGATGCTATGTCAGCCACGGGTCTATGTGATGGTGAATATATGTTAGGTGATCTCCCTGTAATTGTTCATGAAGGTATAGCTACTTTAAGAGATAATGAGGGTGCTTTGGCAGGAAGTACTCTGACGATGATTAAGGGATATCGTTATTTAATTCATAACGTGGGCCTTACTCTTGAAGAGGCTTCTCAAGTAGCTAGCTTAAATCCAGCTATCTCTCTTGGCATAGCACAGCGTACCGGAACTTTGGAAGTTGGCAAGCAGGGAGACGTCCTGTTGCTAGATAAAGATTTGGAGCTCCAAGGTGTATGGGTAAAGGGGAAAAAGATTTCTTAA